The sequence below is a genomic window from Rhodococcus sp. 4CII.
AGGAGTTCATCGTCGTCGCCCGGCTCGGATGCACCGTCCTGTGTGAGCAGTGTTTGGTAGCTTTCGGCTAGGTCGGTCAGATCCCACGCTCGATCCACGACTTCGTGGTTGCCCAGCCCTCCCGGGCGAAGATTGCCGGTGAGAACGAGTGCCGATTCGGTCAGACCGAGCGTCGAGATCAATTCGCTCAGTTCTCGTGCCCTGTCGACGTGCGGTGTAACCCAGACTCCTGGGGTCGGATTGCCCATCCCCAACCAGGTCAGGCCTCCGTTGAGACGGTTGCGAACCGAGTTCTTGCGCTGGGGCACCGTTATCGTCAGCACGAGCCATTCGTCGTTCCACGGCGATGGCCCGTCGAGGAACGCATGCGACCGCTTGATACCGTCGGCGGCCAGCGCCCGACCGTGGTCGGCGAGATGCCAGCGCACCCCACGACCGACGCGTTCCCGCTTGATCCACTTGGCCGATGCTGCGCGCGAGAGCAATTGCCGCGCAGCGTGATCCTCGATCCCCATCCCACCGAGGACCTTCATCAATGCGGCGGTCCACGCTCCCTCTTCGGCGTCGTACAAGAACTCGCCGATGACCGTCAACAGCATCGACCGCGCACTCGGCGGCGGCAGTGGCTGCCGAGCAAGACGGTTCGACGCTATCAATGAGTCCTCCTACTGTGTCGCAACGAACGTACTCACTTCGACCCGTGAAAAGAACTCGTAGGCCCCCAACTTCTCCTCCAACGACTCGATGTCGACGCTCGACGCGGATGCGGGTGTCAGCGTCACGGTCACTTCTCGACGCAGACCGGTGTCGTCGAGCGCGATATCGCAGACTACGGGTGCCCGGCTCGAGCTCGACACGACGTGACGAACCTCGTCCTTCAAAGCCAGTGCGCGGAGCGCAGGCTTCGATATCTTACCGACGGGAGTCAGCGGCAGCCGATCCAGCACCGTGACATGGACCGGGGTAGCCGCTTTCTCCTGCACATGTTCGCGGCAGAACTGCAACAGGTCGGCGGACTCGGCAACATAGCCCGCCTTGAGCTGAACATACGCGACCGGCATCTCCCCCTTCGCCTGGTCCGGTCGACCCACGGCAGCCACCACCTCTACCGCCGGATGCGAGCCCAGCGCCTCCTCGATGTCTCGTGGATCGATATTGTGACCACCACGAATGATCAGATCCTTGCTGCGTCCCGACACCCAGACGAATCCCGCGTCGTCCACGGTTCCCAGGTCGCCCGTCCGTCCCCACACTCCCCCGCCGGGCACACCGGCCACGAAGAAGCCGGCATCGAGATGCGCATCGTGGTATCCGGGGCTTACAGTCGGTCCGCCGATCAGCAACTCGCCCTGCTCCCCTGGATTGCAGTCACGAATCCACTGGCCGTCGATATCGAGAATGACAGCGCGCACCTGGGAGTGCGGCAGGGGCCGGCCGGCAGAGCCCACGCGCGGTTCGACACCGTCGTTCGGATGCCCGGTGATCGTTCCGTGAAACTCTGTGCCGCCCCAACATTCGCGCAGCCAGATGCCGAACCGATCGTGGAAAGTCCGGATCAGAGCAGTGGACACCGTGCTTCCGCCGACGTGGAAGTCGGTCAGCGTCGTCGAGCCCTTCGGTGCGTCCGCGGCGTTCAAGATCGCGAATGCTGTCGTCGGGGTGGCCATCGTCGATGTCATACCGTAGCGCTCGACGATCGCCCAGAAATTCTCGACAACGTCCCGTGACCGGAAGCCACCGGACGTCAAAGTCAGCAACGTCTGTCCGTAGACAACCGATCGAAGTGCAAGCGCGATGCTTCCGCCGCAGTGAAAGTTCGGCATACCGTGGCCGACCACGGCACCTTCCTCGCACCCCATCAGTGCTCCGACGTTCCACGCCACGACGAGTTGACCGCTCTGCGACATGCGCACCAATTTCGGCGCACCCGTCGTGCCACCGGTAGGCATGACCATCGCATCCCGATGGGGGTCGTCCTCGACGTCGACGGTGCGGCCGCGATGTTCGGTCAATGCTTCAGTGAACGTGCTGTTGTCACCGCCGACGAGAAGGACATCCCGAAGCGTCGGGACACTGGTCAGAACCGCATTGGCGTCCACACCGCGTTCTCGAAGGATCTCGTCGGTCGTGACCAGAACGGTCGCCGAGGTGAGCTTCAGGATGTTGACGAGCGAGGCGAGTTCGAGAAAGGGGTTCAGCGGCACGGCCGTACCCACCCGCTGAGCACCCCAGGTGGCGAACAATCCCTCGG
It includes:
- a CDS encoding PaaX family transcriptional regulator C-terminal domain-containing protein, with product MLLTVIGEFLYDAEEGAWTAALMKVLGGMGIEDHAARQLLSRAASAKWIKRERVGRGVRWHLADHGRALAADGIKRSHAFLDGPSPWNDEWLVLTITVPQRKNSVRNRLNGGLTWLGMGNPTPGVWVTPHVDRARELSELISTLGLTESALVLTGNLRPGGLGNHEVVDRAWDLTDLAESYQTLLTQDGASEPGDDDELLLAYIELVSLQQRFMRLDPQLPKELLPEWIGRDGAVLFQRRREQWSAQAHAHWLRVVEESAPK
- a CDS encoding AMP-binding protein, which gives rise to MSTRAPLVRRRVRSSEDILDVEQQRHQHLLPGSTIHACLSESARRHPDKSAILHLDGPDFMTPTREVTYRELLGGVEASASVFLERAADAPSVVAVMVPMVPEGLFATWGAQRVGTAVPLNPFLELASLVNILKLTSATVLVTTDEILRERGVDANAVLTSVPTLRDVLLVGGDNSTFTEALTEHRGRTVDVEDDPHRDAMVMPTGGTTGAPKLVRMSQSGQLVVAWNVGALMGCEEGAVVGHGMPNFHCGGSIALALRSVVYGQTLLTLTSGGFRSRDVVENFWAIVERYGMTSTMATPTTAFAILNAADAPKGSTTLTDFHVGGSTVSTALIRTFHDRFGIWLRECWGGTEFHGTITGHPNDGVEPRVGSAGRPLPHSQVRAVILDIDGQWIRDCNPGEQGELLIGGPTVSPGYHDAHLDAGFFVAGVPGGGVWGRTGDLGTVDDAGFVWVSGRSKDLIIRGGHNIDPRDIEEALGSHPAVEVVAAVGRPDQAKGEMPVAYVQLKAGYVAESADLLQFCREHVQEKAATPVHVTVLDRLPLTPVGKISKPALRALALKDEVRHVVSSSSRAPVVCDIALDDTGLRREVTVTLTPASASSVDIESLEEKLGAYEFFSRVEVSTFVATQ